Proteins from a single region of Chitinibacter bivalviorum:
- a CDS encoding c-type cytochrome has translation MKLLTTMVLGASLAALQSAALHAQDGTLLARGKYLMEGPVACGNCHMTRGAQGQPLPEKGLSGGMLFDEPPFKAYAANITPDKKTGIGNWSEAQLAKAIREGIRPDGSVIGPPMPIGFYRSISDQDLKAIVTYLKAQPAVANPVPKSQYHMPLPPNYGPPVGKIATPPSSNKVKYGEYLAQISHCMECHTPRDAKGMLQLDQLGAGGQNFKGPWGESVSANLTPVAEGLKNWSDAEIAAAIRTGKDNQGYPLKPPMGFAFYEHISESDMGALIAYLRSLKPQKSPH, from the coding sequence ATGAAATTACTCACTACGATGGTGCTTGGCGCCAGCTTGGCCGCCCTGCAAAGCGCCGCCTTGCACGCACAGGACGGCACTTTGCTTGCCCGTGGCAAATACTTGATGGAAGGCCCCGTGGCCTGTGGTAACTGCCATATGACGCGTGGCGCGCAAGGTCAGCCTTTGCCAGAAAAAGGCCTTTCAGGCGGTATGTTGTTTGATGAACCGCCCTTTAAGGCCTACGCCGCCAATATTACGCCCGATAAAAAAACCGGCATCGGCAATTGGAGCGAGGCGCAGTTGGCCAAAGCGATTCGCGAAGGCATCCGCCCCGATGGCAGCGTAATCGGCCCGCCGATGCCGATTGGGTTTTATCGCTCGATTTCCGATCAAGATCTCAAAGCAATCGTCACCTATCTAAAAGCCCAGCCTGCCGTTGCCAATCCCGTACCCAAATCGCAATACCACATGCCGCTGCCGCCTAATTACGGCCCGCCCGTAGGTAAAATTGCGACGCCGCCGAGCAGCAATAAAGTGAAATACGGCGAATATCTGGCCCAGATTTCGCACTGTATGGAATGCCATACCCCACGCGATGCGAAGGGCATGCTGCAACTCGATCAACTCGGTGCGGGCGGGCAAAATTTCAAAGGGCCTTGGGGCGAATCGGTTTCAGCCAATCTCACCCCCGTGGCGGAAGGACTCAAAAACTGGAGTGATGCCGAAATCGCTGCAGCGATCCGCACCGGTAAAGATAATCAAGGTTATCCACTCAAACCCCCGATGGGCTTTGCCTTTTACGAGCACATTAGCGAAAGCGATATGGGCGCGCTGATCGCTTACCTGCGCTCACTAAAGCCACAAAAATCACCACACTAA
- a CDS encoding cytochrome b: MLKNSSTRYGQVARIFHLLGVLAVVAALVLIELKGYFPKGDPLRDGLKYAHIQAGLIVLLLVWPRLLWRFGNPPPAITPTPKKETMLLAHLVHWALYGLMIALPILGIVFVQSAGKSVDFFGWVLPVLFTVPTESARDVKEIHELLGNVLMWGAILHAAAAIWHHRFVKDDTLTRMFGR, encoded by the coding sequence ATGCTTAAAAACTCATCGACCCGATACGGTCAGGTGGCGCGGATATTTCATTTGCTTGGCGTACTCGCGGTGGTGGCTGCGCTCGTATTGATCGAGCTCAAAGGCTATTTCCCCAAAGGCGACCCGCTGCGTGATGGGCTGAAATATGCGCATATTCAAGCTGGCCTGATCGTGTTGCTGCTGGTATGGCCGCGCTTGCTGTGGCGCTTTGGCAATCCGCCGCCCGCCATTACACCCACACCGAAAAAAGAAACCATGCTGCTTGCACATCTGGTGCATTGGGCTTTGTATGGCCTGATGATCGCCCTGCCAATTTTGGGGATTGTTTTCGTGCAAAGCGCGGGTAAAAGCGTTGATTTCTTTGGCTGGGTTTTACCCGTGCTGTTCACCGTGCCCACCGAGTCGGCGCGCGATGTGAAAGAAATCCACGAATTACTTGGTAATGTCTTAATGTGGGGCGCGATCTTGCACGCTGCCGCCGCCATTTGGCACCACCGCTTTGTGAAAGACGACACGCTCACGCGGATGTTTGGGCGCTAA
- a CDS encoding sugar isomerase domain-containing protein — MSQYAAEYLSKVGALIQRVHDEQISQLQTAAMRIADTLQAGGLLHVFGSGHSQLLAAELFYRAGGLVPVNAILDLPLSVMQAARRSTWLERVPGYAAQLLQDEPLAAGDVIIVISNSGRNAVPIEIAQTAKAQGVYVIALTSLAFSRCMSSRHASGKRLFEVADLVLDNYGDNGDALIAIPGSTSKVAASSTAVGSALLQALVAATVGELASRDIDPPVWQSANGDAGEARNAAHWDAMHTRIKRL; from the coding sequence ATGAGCCAATACGCCGCCGAATACCTCAGCAAAGTGGGCGCCTTAATCCAACGCGTTCACGACGAGCAAATCTCACAATTGCAAACAGCCGCCATGCGCATCGCTGATACCCTGCAAGCCGGTGGATTGCTGCATGTGTTTGGTAGCGGTCATTCGCAACTGCTTGCCGCCGAGCTGTTTTACCGCGCCGGTGGTCTGGTGCCAGTGAATGCGATCTTGGATTTACCGCTATCGGTGATGCAAGCAGCACGCCGCTCGACGTGGCTGGAGCGCGTTCCGGGCTACGCTGCGCAATTACTGCAAGACGAGCCGCTGGCCGCGGGCGATGTGATCATCGTGATTTCCAATTCAGGCCGCAATGCCGTGCCGATTGAAATTGCCCAAACTGCCAAAGCACAAGGCGTTTACGTGATCGCGCTGACCTCGCTCGCCTTCTCACGCTGCATGAGCTCGCGCCACGCCAGCGGGAAACGATTATTCGAAGTGGCTGATTTGGTGCTCGATAATTATGGCGACAATGGCGATGCACTAATCGCGATTCCCGGCAGCACCAGCAAAGTCGCCGCCTCATCCACCGCCGTCGGCAGTGCTTTGCTGCAAGCTTTGGTGGCGGCCACGGTGGGCGAGCTGGCTTCGCGGGACATCGATCCACCAGTATGGCAAAGCGCCAATGGCGATGCGGGTGAAGCGCGTAATGCGGCGCATTGGGATGCGATGCATACGCGGATTAAGCGACTCTAA
- a CDS encoding DMT family transporter, whose amino-acid sequence MNWLYLAIAIIAEVIATSALKASAGFSRLMPSILVVVGYGTAFYFLSLTLRSIPLGIAYALWSGVGIVLVSIIGWFLYQQTLDLAAMIGIGLIIAGVLVINLFSSAAAH is encoded by the coding sequence ATGAATTGGCTCTACCTTGCCATCGCCATTATTGCCGAAGTCATCGCCACCTCGGCACTGAAAGCCTCAGCGGGCTTTAGCCGCCTGATGCCATCGATTTTGGTCGTGGTGGGCTACGGCACGGCGTTTTATTTTCTTTCGCTGACTTTGCGCAGCATACCGCTGGGCATTGCCTACGCGCTGTGGTCCGGCGTTGGAATCGTCTTGGTCAGCATCATTGGCTGGTTTTTGTACCAGCAAACGCTCGATTTGGCGGCGATGATAGGGATCGGATTGATTATCGCCGGGGTGCTGGTAATTAATTTATTTTCCAGCGCTGCCGCGCACTGA
- a CDS encoding L-serine ammonia-lyase — protein MLSVFDLFKIGIGPSSSHTVGPMVAAKAFVDQLHTAGTLEQVARVQVDFYGSLALTGEGHGSIGATLLGLEGYTPRNIDPDLIPLRLNQLKQADAQLLLLARHPVAFGFAADIQLHKHLFLKQHSNGLKFRAFAANGVELASEIYFSVGGGFVVREDEFGHTAQATIAVPFPFQSAADLLAHCRAQGKSIAQIVLANELALQSEDAVRAQLLDIANVMQQCIQSGCTREGELPGDYHVKRRAPTIFRKMIGLQMQGRSDFMLWPMIYAMAVSEENASGGRVVTAPTNGAAGIIPAVLQYYRNFTPSANEAGVVDFLLTAAAIGMLYKMNASISGAEVGCQGEVGVACSMAAGAYCAVLGGSLEQVENAAEIGMEHHLGLTCDPVGGLVQIPCVERNGVAAEKAIKVAQLALLESGEHKVSLDKVIETMYRTGMDMHNTYKETSLGGLALTVGVPAC, from the coding sequence ATGTTAAGTGTCTTTGATTTATTCAAAATCGGCATCGGGCCATCGAGCTCGCATACCGTCGGCCCTATGGTTGCGGCCAAAGCCTTTGTCGATCAATTGCATACGGCGGGAACGCTGGAGCAGGTGGCGCGGGTGCAGGTCGATTTTTATGGCTCGCTGGCACTAACGGGCGAGGGGCATGGCTCGATAGGCGCTACCTTGCTTGGTCTGGAAGGCTATACACCGCGTAATATCGACCCCGACCTGATTCCACTGCGGCTCAATCAACTCAAGCAAGCGGATGCTCAGCTATTGCTACTCGCACGTCATCCGGTGGCTTTTGGCTTTGCTGCTGACATTCAATTGCACAAGCATTTGTTTTTGAAGCAGCACTCCAATGGGCTGAAGTTTCGCGCTTTTGCGGCAAATGGCGTAGAGCTCGCTAGCGAGATTTATTTCTCGGTCGGCGGTGGTTTTGTCGTGCGCGAAGACGAATTTGGGCATACCGCTCAGGCCACGATAGCAGTGCCATTTCCTTTTCAAAGTGCAGCGGATTTGCTCGCGCATTGCCGCGCGCAAGGCAAATCGATTGCGCAAATTGTGCTGGCCAATGAATTGGCTTTGCAATCGGAAGACGCAGTGCGAGCGCAACTACTCGACATCGCCAATGTGATGCAGCAATGCATACAAAGCGGCTGTACTCGCGAGGGCGAGCTGCCGGGCGATTATCACGTCAAGCGTCGTGCGCCGACGATTTTCCGCAAAATGATCGGCCTGCAAATGCAGGGGCGCAGCGATTTTATGCTCTGGCCGATGATTTATGCGATGGCGGTGTCGGAAGAAAACGCCAGCGGCGGCCGCGTTGTGACTGCGCCGACCAATGGCGCGGCAGGGATTATCCCAGCGGTGTTGCAGTACTACCGTAACTTCACGCCGAGCGCAAACGAAGCGGGCGTCGTTGATTTTCTACTGACCGCGGCGGCGATCGGCATGCTGTACAAAATGAATGCGTCGATTTCCGGTGCGGAAGTGGGCTGTCAGGGCGAAGTGGGCGTCGCCTGCTCGATGGCGGCGGGCGCGTATTGTGCGGTGTTGGGCGGTAGCTTGGAGCAAGTCGAAAATGCCGCTGAAATCGGCATGGAGCATCATCTGGGCTTAACGTGTGATCCGGTCGGCGGCTTGGTGCAAATCCCCTGTGTCGAGCGCAATGGCGTTGCCGCCGAAAAAGCGATCAAGGTCGCACAATTGGCCTTGCTCGAAAGCGGTGAGCACAAAGTGAGCCTCGATAAAGTGATCGAGACGATGTATCGCACCGGTATGGATATGCACAACACGTATAAAGAAACGTCGCTGGGCGGTTTGGCGCTGACGGTGGGCGTACCGGCGTGTTAA
- a CDS encoding amino acid permease, with the protein MTLDRKDWEWVLTCFGTAVGAGILYLPIRAGLGGIWPMVILTAIIFPITYIAHRGITRVVASCPKPTDIIGAVEYDLGRNVGFAVSILYFLSIVTICVGYATGVTNIVASFLDHQLGIVGFPRAVLTFLLLAGLTGVILAGEKVMVRVTSLMTFPLIILLAGLSLYMVPQWNTAVFSVPFETGDVLKNILLLFPVLVFAMNFSPVCSTLAASYRAQFGADEAVQRTDGIIKWTSLILLVFVMFFVFSMVLATSPEVLAMAQEKNIDILTTMSLVVSQPVLKYLIPLIAFLAIASSYFGHFVGTREGLVGITTRVMAWGNPAAEAQLNRKKINLIVTVAMMVGLWFLAVYNPPILKIIGALSAPVIAIYAYLMPVMLMKRIPRLMIYQSRTAGFIFVMGLIGIAGDFVGSYL; encoded by the coding sequence ATGACTTTGGATCGAAAAGACTGGGAATGGGTATTGACCTGTTTTGGTACCGCCGTCGGGGCGGGGATTTTGTATTTGCCGATTCGCGCTGGTTTGGGCGGGATTTGGCCGATGGTGATTTTAACTGCGATTATTTTTCCGATTACGTATATCGCGCATCGCGGGATTACGCGCGTGGTGGCTTCGTGCCCCAAGCCGACTGATATTATCGGCGCGGTCGAATATGATCTGGGGCGCAATGTCGGCTTTGCGGTGTCGATATTGTACTTTCTGTCGATTGTGACGATCTGCGTCGGCTATGCGACGGGCGTGACCAATATCGTTGCGTCGTTTTTGGATCATCAACTCGGTATTGTCGGCTTCCCACGCGCCGTACTGACGTTCTTGTTGCTGGCGGGTTTAACGGGCGTGATTTTGGCGGGTGAAAAAGTGATGGTGCGTGTGACCTCGCTGATGACTTTTCCGCTGATTATTTTGCTGGCGGGTTTATCGCTGTATATGGTGCCGCAATGGAATACCGCCGTGTTCAGTGTGCCGTTTGAAACGGGCGATGTACTGAAAAATATCTTGCTGCTGTTTCCGGTCTTGGTGTTTGCGATGAACTTTTCGCCCGTGTGCTCGACTTTGGCTGCCTCGTATCGCGCCCAGTTTGGGGCCGATGAAGCGGTGCAACGCACCGACGGCATCATCAAATGGACTTCCTTGATTTTGCTGGTGTTTGTGATGTTCTTTGTGTTCTCGATGGTGCTGGCCACTTCGCCCGAAGTCTTGGCGATGGCGCAAGAGAAAAACATCGATATTCTGACCACCATGTCATTGGTCGTATCGCAGCCAGTCTTGAAATATTTGATTCCACTGATCGCATTTTTGGCGATTGCCAGCTCGTATTTCGGCCATTTTGTCGGGACGCGCGAAGGTCTGGTGGGCATTACTACCCGCGTGATGGCGTGGGGCAATCCTGCCGCTGAAGCGCAATTGAATCGCAAGAAAATCAATCTGATTGTGACCGTGGCGATGATGGTCGGCTTGTGGTTTTTGGCGGTGTATAACCCACCGATTCTGAAGATCATCGGTGCATTGTCGGCGCCCGTGATTGCCATCTATGCTTACCTGATGCCAGTGATGTTGATGAAGCGGATTCCGCGCTTGATGATTTATCAATCACGCACGGCCGGTTTTATCTTTGTGATGGGGCTGATCGGGATTGCGGGTGATTTTGTCGGTAGCTATTTGTAA
- a CDS encoding amino acid permease — MTTTPPPNTLRRNLKARHLSMIAIGGSIGTGLFVASGATIAQAGPGGAMAAYLLIGLMVYFLMTSLGELAAYMPVSGSFATYGARFVDPGFGFALGWNYWYNWAVTIAVELVAAQLIMAFWFPDVPGIYWSAGFLAVMFGLNYISVRGFGEAEFWCSLIKVVTVIVFIVTGFLMIAGIMHGGEQAGWHNFTTGDAPFVGGLPAMIGVMMVAGFSFQGTELIGVAAGEAENPHRAIPRAIRQVFWRILLFYVIAIFLIGMLIPYTDPHLLKNDISDIGVSPFTLVFQNAGLAFSAALMNAVILTAIISAGNSGMYASTRMLYTLATQGLAPKIFGKLADNGVPRNALYATTVVGMLCFLTALGEDKTVYLWLLNMSGMTGFIAWLGIAISHYRFRQGFLAQGHTLDELPYQSPFFPYGPLFAFALCLVVMLGQNYQAFVAGNIDWIGVIATYIGIPMFFAIWFGYRWKYKTRFVKNHEMSFEDANEALLHGEKR; from the coding sequence ATGACTACGACACCTCCCCCCAATACCCTGCGGCGCAATCTAAAAGCGCGCCATCTTTCCATGATCGCGATTGGCGGCTCAATCGGCACTGGCCTGTTTGTCGCCTCGGGCGCGACGATTGCGCAAGCGGGCCCCGGCGGCGCGATGGCGGCGTATTTGCTGATTGGCCTGATGGTGTATTTCCTGATGACCAGCCTCGGTGAGTTGGCGGCGTATATGCCGGTATCGGGCTCGTTCGCGACCTATGGCGCGCGCTTTGTTGACCCCGGTTTTGGCTTCGCACTGGGTTGGAATTACTGGTACAACTGGGCGGTAACTATTGCCGTTGAGCTGGTTGCCGCGCAGCTGATTATGGCGTTCTGGTTCCCGGATGTACCCGGTATTTACTGGAGCGCAGGCTTTTTGGCGGTGATGTTTGGCCTTAACTACATCTCGGTACGGGGTTTTGGTGAGGCTGAATTTTGGTGCTCGCTGATCAAAGTGGTGACGGTCATCGTGTTTATCGTCACCGGCTTTTTGATGATCGCCGGCATTATGCATGGCGGCGAGCAAGCGGGCTGGCATAACTTTACCACCGGTGACGCACCCTTTGTCGGCGGCTTGCCGGCGATGATTGGCGTGATGATGGTCGCAGGGTTTTCATTCCAAGGTACTGAGCTGATTGGGGTGGCCGCAGGTGAAGCAGAAAACCCGCACCGCGCAATCCCACGCGCGATTCGCCAGGTGTTCTGGCGCATTTTGCTGTTTTATGTGATCGCAATTTTCCTGATCGGCATGCTGATTCCGTACACCGACCCGCACTTGCTGAAAAATGACATCAGCGATATTGGCGTCAGCCCATTCACGCTGGTGTTCCAAAATGCCGGTTTGGCCTTCTCGGCTGCGCTGATGAATGCGGTGATTTTAACGGCGATTATCTCGGCGGGTAACTCAGGTATGTACGCGTCAACGCGTATGCTCTATACGCTGGCGACGCAAGGCTTGGCGCCCAAAATCTTTGGCAAACTGGCCGATAACGGCGTGCCCCGCAATGCGTTGTACGCCACCACCGTGGTGGGGATGTTGTGCTTCCTGACCGCGCTGGGCGAAGATAAAACCGTGTATCTATGGCTATTGAATATGTCGGGGATGACGGGCTTTATCGCGTGGCTGGGTATTGCGATTAGTCATTATCGCTTCCGCCAAGGCTTTTTGGCGCAAGGCCATACGCTCGATGAGCTGCCGTACCAATCGCCATTCTTCCCCTACGGGCCGCTATTTGCCTTTGCGCTGTGTTTGGTCGTAATGCTGGGGCAAAACTATCAGGCCTTTGTCGCCGGAAATATTGACTGGATCGGCGTGATTGCAACGTATATCGGTATTCCGATGTTCTTTGCCATCTGGTTTGGTTATCGCTGGAAATACAAAACGCGTTTTGTGAAAAACCATGAAATGAGTTTTGAAGATGCCAATGAAGCCTTGCTGCATGGTGAGAAACGCTAG
- a CDS encoding substrate-binding domain-containing protein — protein sequence MTAFERLTIADIAKLAGVSKTTASMILNGRAEQYRIAAATVARVQQVAADNHFQPSASARLLRSRRSGTLGLVIPELTNFAHAMLAQTLEPLCRDAGFQLFVVSSNDDAEMEIKAVEQLLARQVDGLMLVPCTNHAKLYAKWAKRMPLVLLDRRVIGSNLPFVVSNAEEQVFELIAKALAQGVREIAYFGGLMDLSPSVDRLAGYQKAWQAAGLVPNPQLITHRDYHQHSGYTMMAECYSQLGRYPEAIFCASISLLEGALEFMNELDHFKTAPEYLMSFDDHRLLDCMPRPINAVVQDSAGLAEQSLARVQALLAGEPVQSSWVPAHIHWRQPFSA from the coding sequence ATGACTGCCTTTGAACGCCTAACCATCGCCGACATTGCAAAATTGGCCGGGGTGTCGAAAACCACCGCCAGCATGATTTTGAACGGCCGCGCCGAGCAATATCGGATTGCAGCGGCCACGGTGGCGCGCGTGCAGCAGGTGGCGGCCGACAATCATTTTCAACCTTCGGCCTCGGCGCGTTTGCTGCGCTCACGCCGCAGTGGCACGCTAGGCTTGGTGATCCCTGAGCTAACCAACTTTGCCCACGCGATGTTGGCGCAAACGCTGGAGCCATTGTGTCGTGATGCAGGGTTTCAATTGTTTGTGGTGAGTAGCAATGACGACGCCGAGATGGAAATCAAAGCAGTCGAGCAACTCCTAGCGCGGCAAGTGGACGGACTGATGCTGGTGCCATGTACCAATCATGCCAAGCTCTACGCCAAATGGGCCAAGCGCATGCCGCTGGTGCTGCTTGATCGGCGCGTGATCGGCAGTAATCTGCCTTTTGTTGTGAGTAATGCCGAAGAGCAAGTGTTTGAGCTGATCGCCAAAGCGCTGGCGCAAGGCGTGCGCGAGATTGCGTATTTTGGCGGTTTGATGGATTTGTCGCCCAGCGTTGACCGTTTGGCAGGCTACCAAAAAGCATGGCAAGCGGCTGGGCTGGTGCCCAATCCGCAATTGATTACCCACCGCGATTATCACCAGCACAGCGGTTATACGATGATGGCCGAATGCTATAGCCAGCTCGGTCGTTATCCCGAAGCGATTTTCTGCGCGTCGATTTCGTTGCTGGAAGGGGCGCTGGAGTTTATGAATGAACTTGATCATTTCAAAACCGCGCCAGAATACCTGATGAGTTTTGACGATCATCGCCTACTCGATTGTATGCCGCGGCCAATCAATGCCGTAGTGCAAGACAGTGCTGGGCTAGCCGAGCAAAGTCTGGCGCGGGTACAGGCTTTACTGGCGGGTGAGCCCGTGCAGTCGAGCTGGGTGCCAGCGCATATTCATTGGCGGCAGCCATTTTCGGCGTGA
- a CDS encoding D-ribose ABC transporter substrate-binding protein: MKRILSPLLIGLLATGLIACSKQGPDTQAASEPAASSALSIGLAISTQNNPFFVALRDGADAEAKAQGVKLITVDAQDDSAKQISNIEDLIQKKVQVILINPADSDAVAGVVKEALKAGIKVVSLDRSVNGAEVSAHIASDNVAGGKMAAEFLLEKIGGKGNLVELEGIPGSSAARERGQGFHSVIDGKADVKLAAKQAADFDRAKGLTVMENILQGNKDVKGVFAHNDEMALGALKAIEAAGLKNVIVVGFDATPDAVNSVKAGQMSATVQQKPELIGKMGVDTAIKLGKGEAVDKFIPVPLDLVKQ; this comes from the coding sequence ATGAAACGCATTCTTTCACCGCTGTTAATTGGCTTGCTGGCAACAGGCCTGATCGCTTGTTCAAAACAAGGCCCAGATACTCAAGCAGCCTCGGAGCCTGCTGCGAGTAGCGCGCTGAGCATTGGTTTGGCGATCTCAACGCAAAACAATCCATTCTTTGTCGCATTGCGTGACGGTGCCGATGCCGAAGCCAAAGCGCAGGGGGTGAAACTGATTACGGTTGATGCGCAGGATGACTCGGCCAAACAAATCTCGAATATCGAAGATTTGATCCAGAAAAAAGTCCAAGTGATTTTGATTAACCCTGCGGATTCAGACGCGGTGGCGGGGGTCGTCAAAGAAGCGCTCAAAGCCGGCATTAAAGTTGTATCACTCGATCGCAGCGTCAATGGCGCCGAAGTGAGCGCACACATCGCGTCCGATAACGTTGCTGGCGGCAAAATGGCGGCTGAATTCTTGCTCGAAAAAATCGGTGGCAAAGGCAATCTCGTCGAGTTGGAAGGCATTCCTGGCTCATCGGCAGCGCGTGAACGTGGTCAAGGTTTCCACTCTGTGATCGACGGTAAAGCCGATGTGAAACTGGCCGCAAAACAAGCGGCTGATTTTGACCGTGCCAAAGGCCTTACCGTGATGGAAAACATCCTGCAAGGCAATAAAGACGTTAAAGGCGTATTTGCGCATAACGATGAAATGGCCTTGGGTGCATTGAAAGCGATTGAAGCGGCTGGCCTGAAAAATGTCATCGTCGTTGGCTTTGATGCAACCCCAGATGCGGTGAATTCGGTGAAAGCGGGGCAAATGTCGGCCACCGTGCAACAAAAACCTGAGCTAATCGGTAAAATGGGCGTTGATACGGCCATTAAACTGGGCAAAGGCGAAGCGGTGGATAAATTTATCCCAGTGCCTTTGGATTTGGTGAAACAGTAA
- a CDS encoding ABC transporter permease, translating into MNVQQKATLQKLGPFLALLVLAAGLAITSPDFLTVGNLLNVFRQVSINALIAFGMTLVILLGGIDLSVGSILALSSVLTALMLSHGIDPVVATSVGILAGAGMGMINGLVISKGKVAPFIATLGTMTILRGLSLVFSEGRPITGLNSDFFAMLGGGYVAGFIPVPVIMMLVMFVVFWFVLKRTVFGRHVYAVGGNEEAASLSGIKTDRIKIWVYTLSGAMAATAGMILTSRLNSAQPTAGTGYELDAIAAVVLGGTSLTGGRGWIFGTLVGALLIGILNNGLNLLGVSSFYQQVIKGVVILLAVLLDRANKK; encoded by the coding sequence ATGAACGTACAACAAAAGGCCACGCTACAGAAATTGGGTCCATTTTTGGCGCTGCTGGTGTTGGCTGCCGGCTTGGCGATTACCAGCCCAGACTTTTTAACCGTCGGCAATTTACTCAATGTATTCCGTCAGGTCTCGATCAACGCGTTGATTGCCTTCGGCATGACGCTGGTGATTTTGCTCGGCGGGATTGATTTGTCGGTCGGCTCGATTTTGGCGCTCTCATCCGTGCTCACCGCCTTGATGCTCAGCCACGGGATTGATCCCGTGGTGGCGACCAGCGTCGGTATTTTGGCTGGTGCTGGGATGGGGATGATCAATGGCTTGGTGATTAGTAAAGGCAAAGTTGCACCCTTTATTGCCACCTTGGGCACGATGACGATTTTACGCGGCTTATCGCTGGTGTTCTCCGAAGGTCGCCCCATTACGGGCCTGAATAGCGACTTTTTCGCGATGCTTGGTGGTGGCTATGTGGCGGGCTTTATCCCTGTGCCAGTCATCATGATGCTGGTGATGTTTGTCGTGTTCTGGTTTGTGCTGAAACGCACCGTCTTTGGCCGCCATGTGTATGCCGTCGGCGGTAATGAAGAAGCTGCAAGCCTGTCGGGGATTAAAACGGATCGCATCAAAATCTGGGTTTACACCTTATCTGGCGCGATGGCTGCGACAGCCGGGATGATCCTGACTTCCCGTTTGAATTCGGCTCAACCAACTGCAGGTACAGGCTATGAGTTGGACGCGATTGCAGCGGTGGTGCTCGGTGGTACGAGCCTGACCGGTGGCCGCGGCTGGATCTTCGGTACTTTGGTCGGCGCTTTGCTGATCGGTATTTTGAATAATGGTTTGAATTTGCTGGGCGTGTCGTCGTTCTACCAGCAAGTGATTAAAGGCGTTGTGATTTTGCTGGCGGTCTTGCTCGATCGTGCCAACAAAAAGTAG